The following proteins are co-located in the Tripterygium wilfordii isolate XIE 37 chromosome 2, ASM1340144v1, whole genome shotgun sequence genome:
- the LOC120007748 gene encoding proline-rich receptor-like protein kinase PERK7: MAQAPPPTDSPPSPTPPSSSSSSSNSSSSSPPPQSSPPPSPSSPPPSPSPPPASPPPKSSPPPTSSPPPPDESKSPPSKNSDSPPPPQSSSSSPPPPSPPPPSQNGDNGGNNNNNKSSPPPPPPLSKSSGNSTPPPPRSLSPSSRGSSSHSSPSNDGGSSGSSVNAPVIIGLVVAAGFLLVLLLAVLCCVCCKKKKKKAPQHDQMPYYANASLHKGGEYYNNGSHLHQNWHNSPPQHTGQVNLPSPPGAAGGGWHMSPPPPPPAQVSSDMSSDFSGAGGPVLPPPHPSMALGYSQSTFTYEELAAATGGFSQANILGQGGFGYVHKGVLPNGKEIAVKSLKSGSGQGEREFQAEVEIISRVHHRHLVSLVGYCIAGGQRMLVYEFIPNGTLEFHLRGKGRPPLEWSSRVQIALGSAKGLAYLHEDCHPRIIHRDIKGSNILIDSSFEAKVADFGLAKLSSDNFTHVSTRVMGTFGYLAPEYASSGKLTDKSDVFSFGVMLLELITGRRPVDPTGEMEDSLVDWARPLCLHALEVGSFDEVADPSLEGNYDQHEMARMVACASASIRHSARRRPKMSQIVRALEGEAQLEDLNDGTKPGQSSVFSSSTGSSEYDNSTYSSDMKKFRKMALMDSQEYASSEFGHTSEYGLNPSTSSSSDISRSRAGSQRQSP, from the exons ATGGCACAAGCCCCGCCGCCAACTGATTCTCCTCCGTCTCCAACTCCaccgtcgtcgtcgtcgtcgtcatcaaattcatcatcttCGTCACCTCCTCCACAATCCTCACCACCACCGTCACCGTCATCACCGCCTCCGTCTCCATCCCCTCCACCTGCATCTCCTCCACCTAAATCTTCTCCTCCACCTACCTCCTCCCCGCCTCCACCGGACGAGTCCAAATCACCACCGTCAAAAAATTCAgattctccacctcctcctcaatcttcctcttcctccccGCCACCACCTTCTCCTCCGCCTCCATCTCAGAACGGCGACAATGGaggaaacaacaacaacaacaaaagctcTCCACCGCCTCCGCCTCCATTGTCCAAGTCCTCCGGTAATTCGACACCGCCACCGCCACGATCACTGAGTCCTTCCTCACGCGGCTCATCATCACATTCTTCGCCGTCAAATGACGGAGGCAGCAGCGGAAGTTCAGTGAATGCACCCGTGATAATAGGACTCGTGGTTGCGGCAGGCTTTCTGCTGGTACTGCTTTTGGCCGTCTTATGCTGCGTTTgctgcaaaaagaaaaagaagaaggctCCCCAACATGACCAAATGCCCTACTACGCCAATGcttctctccataaag GCGGGGAGTACTACAACAACGGTTCACATCTTCATCAAAATTGGCACAATTCGCCACCACAACATACAGGCCAAGTCAATTTACCCTCACCTCCAGGCGCTGCAGGTGGAGGCTGGCACATGTCTCCACCGCCGCCGCCGCCAGCACAAGTAAGCAGCGACATGAGTTCCGATTTCTCCGGAGCGGGTGGTCCAGTCTTGCCTCCTCCTCACCCATCCATGGCACTGGGGTACAGCCAGAGTACCTTCACCTATGAAGAGTTGGCAGCAGCGACAGGCGGATTTTCTCAGGCTAACATTCTGGGGCAAGGAGGGTTTGGATACGTCCACAAAGGTGTGCTGCCGAATGGGAAGGAAATAGCGGTGAAGAGTCTGAAATCTGGTAGTGGACAAGGGGAGCGTGAATTTCAGGCTGAAGTTGAGATTATTAGCCGAGTACATCACCGTCATCTTGTGTCCCTTGTTGGGTATTGCATTGCAGGAGGCCAAAGGATGTTGGTTTATGAATTTATCCCCAATGGCACCCTTGAATTCCATCTTCGTG GCAAAGGGCGCCCACCATTGGAATGGTCAAGCAGGGTTCAAATTGCTCTTGGATCTGCCAAAGGACTTGCATACCTGCACGAAGATT GTCACCCTCGCATTATCCATAGGGACATTAAAGGTTCAAATATTCTTATTGATTCGAGTTTTGAGGCTAAG GTGGCTGACTTCGGGTTGGCTAAGCTATCTTCGGACAACTTTACTCATGTGTCAACTCGGGTCATGGGAACATTTGG GTACTTGGCTCCTGAGTATGCATCCAGTGGCAAGCTAACAGACAAATCTGATGTTTTCTCCTTTGGTGTCATGCTTTTGGAACTAATTACTGGACGACGCCCTGTTGATCCCACTGGAGAGATGGAGGATAGCTTGGTGGATTGG GCTAGACCTTTATGTTTGCATGCCTTGGAGGTTGGAAGCTTTGATGAAGTGGCTGATCCTTCTCTGGAAGGTAACTATGATCAGCATGAGATGGCTCGTATGGTGGCATGTGCTTCTGCTTCCATTAGGCATTCAGCGAGGAGGCGGCCAAAGATGAGTCAG ATTGTACGAGCACTGGAAGGTGAGGCGCAACTGGAGGACTTAAATGATGGAACAAAACCTGGGCAAAGTTCAGTTTTCAGCTCAAGCACTGGCAGCTCTGAATATGACAATAGCACGTATAGCTCAGACATGAAGAAA